A genomic region of Glycine max cultivar Williams 82 chromosome 15, Glycine_max_v4.0, whole genome shotgun sequence contains the following coding sequences:
- the LOC106794275 gene encoding factor of DNA methylation 1-like: protein MREDYNSEGLVGNFLRQKAELKTTSMVAQDSLNEKTETLDHLYGEIGSVNKKISEMELKYIEYYMSLDKMMNEIEKKRDLLHQTRAEDDHVNCAPVLKSMQMESLILATEKQMKARSDVLSLLEKHQMEKKAVSDALLKLEKEMGNEQKLNLEIAELEEQLKVLKCVNSEEADHENKRKIEIEEIEEKLEDMNFYMFVKDDENQALKKVQEAKTELEDARQQIINLLAVGTVLSQLMLSVQKLIECIYLTIQELPQFLKGVTKIQIKKFGEEVIDENDPKLLSLKNDLGEEAYVAVVTDLKELHEYDNSNDAENTHNSIEKQVIPEIWDSQNGRRATVTEALKYISNRVIKMR, encoded by the exons ATGAGAG AAGATTACAACTCAGAAGGGCTTGTTGGAAATTTTCTCCGTCAGAAAGCTGAGCTTAAAACAACCTCTATGGTTGCACAAGATTCATTGAATGAAAAAACTGAAACTCTAGATCATTTGTATGGGGAAATAGGCTCTGTAAACAAAAAGATTAGTGAGATGGAATTGAAGTACATTGAGTACTATATGTCATTGGATAAAATGATGAACGAGATTGAGAAGAAGAGAGACTTGCTTCACCAGACTCGTGCTGAAG ATGATCATGTAAATTGTGCTCCAGTGTTGAAGTCGATG CAAATGGAATCACTAATTTTAGCAACAGAGAAGCAGATGAAGGCCAGAAGTGATGTTCTCAGTTTGCTTGAAAAGCATCAG ATGGAGAAAAAAGCTGTCAGTGATGCACTGTTGAAGCTTGAAAAAGAGATGGGAAATGAACAAAAGTTGAATTTAGAAATTGCTGAACTAGAGGAACAACTCAAGGTTTTGAAGTGTGTGAACTCGGAGGAAGCTGATCATGAgaataaaagaaagatagaaataGAAGAGATAGAAGAAAAATTGGAGGACATGAATTTTTATATGTTCGTAAAAGATGATGAAAATCAAGCTTTGAAGAAGGTACAAGAAGCTAAAACCGAGCTAGAAGATGCTAGGCAACAAATTAttaat CTATTGGCTGTTGGTACTGTTTTATCACAATTAATGCTTTCCGTGCAAAAGCTAATTGAATGCATTTACTTGACAATTCAGGAATTACCACAGTTCTTGAAAGGGGTTACTaagattcaaataaaaaaatttggggAG GAAGTAATTGATGAAAATGATCctaaattattatctttaaaaaatgatttgggAGAGGAGGCATACGTTGCTGTGGTGACAGATCTAAAGGAATTGCATGAGTATGATAATTCTAATGATGCTGAGAACACCCATAATTCAATTGAGAAACAAGTGATACCTGAGATATGGGACTCCCAAAATGGACGTAGAGCCACCGTAACTGAAGCTTTGAAGTACATAAGCAATAGGGTTATCAAGATGCGGTGA